In a single window of the Lodderomyces elongisporus chromosome 4, complete sequence genome:
- the AIM23 gene encoding Altered inheritance of mitochondria protein 23, mitochondrial, translated as MKSHTRTLLAPSTRFFSSTSIHRALNRPHRPHSPTHAQSKPQHESRFQPRTGSNLSPRQTRFGNNNERYGSASGKQSGQNDRYRGDFAPKRYNNHNNNSNNNNNGGYPSSNVNSRNAAPPNQKSNINHFANDKFAKDGYYTRRDLYELQEILESSTESTRDAIRSLLNQLVDIAPDRFVNLVTDQGLKETDIKFVIKNLDLKKEGISIHSSSRKADSKTEDGADKGASTKPQLPIVRIRPIRDMIQAYSEEKAKLKELELISMGSKKALRQMDKKLKTAQKQSSEKSIQFTWGISMNDLKNQKFNELKNRLSGSKGSNKVNLYLIHDQRRADWSVYDIYKKDQSGEQVKLELKRRQLVKKTVEEMLNNEELGWTWTSEGDVETKLVYSITKKPTTGGTNSTSTIKQTDKNRDGTIRDKKKEKLGSAVSASISSQQAEPKPPAKEKKKLTDEDLDALYSFKIDD; from the coding sequence ATGAAGCTGCACACAAGGACTTTGCTTGCACCAAGCACTAGATTCTTTTCTAGTACATCCATCCACCGCGCATTGAATCGCCCTCATCGACCTCATTCCCCTACTCATGCTCAATCTAAACCACAGCACGAATCTCGTTTCCAACCTCGAACGGGCAGTAACTTGTCTCCAAGACAAACCCGATTTGGCAATAACAATGAAAGGTATGGCTCAGCATCGGGTAAACAACTGGGTCAAAACGATCGTTATAGAGGTGACTTTGCACCTAAAAGatacaacaaccacaacaataacagcaacaacaacaacaacggtGGTTATCCAAGCTCCAATGTAAACAGTAGGAATGCTGCACCCCCTAACCAAAAACTGAATATCAatcattttgcaaatgataaatttgcaaaagatgGTTACTATACACGTAGGGATCTTTATGAATTGCAAGAAATATTAGAAAGTAGCACAGAATCTACAAGAGATGCAATCCGGTCACTATTGAATCAATTGGTCGATATAGCCCCTGATCGATTTGTTAATTTGGTGACTGATCAAGGGTTGAAAGAGACGGATATCAAGTTTGTgataaaaaatttggatttgaaaaaagaaggaatatCTATACATTCGAGCAGCAGAAAAGCTGACTCAAAGACAGAAGATGGGGCAGACAAGGGAGCCAGTACCAAGCCGCAACTCCCAATTGTGCGCATTCGTCCCATAAGGGATATGATTCAAGCCTACTCCGAGGAAAAAGCGAAACTCAAGGAACTCGAATTGATCAGCATGGGCTCCAAAAAGGCATTGCGTCAAATGgacaaaaaattgaaaacagcgcaaaagcaaagcagTGAGAAGTCCATACAATTTACCTGGGGAATAAGCATGAATGACttgaaaaaccaaaaattcaatgaattgaaaaaccGTCTCCTGGGAAGTAAAGGCAGTAATAAAGTTAACTTATACTTGATCCATGATCAGCGAAGGGCAGATTGGTCAGTATAcgatatatacaaaaaagacCAACTGGGTGAACAAGTTAAATTGgagttgaaaagaagacaGTTGGTTAAGAAAACAGTTGAAGAGATGTTGAATAACGAAGAATTGGGGTGGACCTGGACTTCGGAAGGAGATGTCGAAACAAAGTTGGTTTATtccataacaaaaaaaccaacTACCGGAGGTACAAATAGTACCAGTACTATTAAACAAACAGATAAAAATAGAGACGGAACAATTAGGGataagaagaaggagaaactTGGTTCTGCTGTGTCTGCATCAATATCACTGCAGCAAGCAGAACCTAAACCGCCAGccaaggaaaagaaaaaattaacagaTGAGGACCTTGATGCATTATACTCATTCAAGATTGACGATTAA
- the MAM3 gene encoding cell agglutination protein Mam3 yields the protein MSKTKHSIPRYNGSTVSINGTGSAAKLILVISNLFKLVHSLPIHATGSSTGVEASKETELTPNEYWTNLFISMMLVLLGGVFAGLTLGLMGQDEVYLKVISTSGDKNERKYAQKVLRLIGRGKHWVLVTLLLSNVITNETLPIVLDRCLGGGWPAVVTSTVSIVIFGEIIPQSICVRYGLQVGALFAPFVLMLMYIMYPVAYPCALLLDHILGEDHGTVYKKSGLKTLVTLHKTMGVERLNQDEVTIISAVLDLKEKSVSTIMTPMDRVYTMSADTLLDEKTVEEIFNAGFSRIPIHLPNEPNNFIGMLLVRVLISYDPEDALPVASFPLATLPETGVDTSCLNILNYFQEGKSHMIIVSETPGEATGALGVLTLEDVIEELIGEEIVDESDVYVDINKNIKRKHPGPLSKRNLTSYLHNLYQRGGSAAASKRNSLESSERPDLKERLSGTGSSEAKSISYTPNHRNHKNENGELSASQKGNSLTGNNGTGASANSAVATAAAAAAAGGGGSKFKIKNPALNPLETSKSFVHIKRPDQGTIHSVAKAASPAPIHPETTGEHLSPHKTGELYPTEHGAINEAKRRSVELNSPTPKMLDLSKDGAKGLKEEEGKQGGKDEQEEVDVTDHHRHDHHDDGHIDIPVGNRSFNNGGNGFLDLERQESRSYRTGGIIESVVNVDGVHKTIIENVSDGDLELENGEDDLVIDDAMSNREQNKRNKKKKSSSTGGRKRKSRQGSTSSRSNSFSMNKFSDEDEEEHQSLLNGHSNGDVGSLHSSVSSSITGNGAGRR from the coding sequence ATGTCAAAAACCAAACATTCTATACCGCGTTACAATGGTTCTACCGTCTCCATAAATGGCACTGGCTCAGCTGCCAAATTAATACTAGTAATTTCAAACTTATTCAAGCTAGTCCACTCGCTTCCTATCCATGCTACTGGCAGTAGCACTGGTGTCGAGGCCAGCAAAGAGACCGAGTTGACACCAAACGAGTATTGGACAAACTTATTCATCTCCATGATGTTGGTTCTTTTGGGCGGTGTCTTTGCCGGCTTAACTTTGGGTCTCATGGGCCAAGACGAAGTTTACTTGAAAGTCATTTCCACTAGCGGTGACAAGAATGAACGAAAATACGCACAAAAAGTTTTGCGTTTGATTGGAAGAGGTAAGCATTGGGTCTTGGTGACTCTATTGCTCTCTAACGTCATCACTAACGAAACCTTGCCCATCGTCTTGGACCGTTGTCTTGGTGGCGGATGGCCCGCAGTTGTCACATCCACAGTCTCTATTGTCATTTTTGGCGAAATTATCCCACAATCCATCTGTGTTAGGTATGGCTTACAGGTTGGTGCATTATTTGCACCATTTGtcttgatgttgatgtacATCATGTATCCCGTCGCATACCCTTGTGCCTTATTATTGGACCACATCCTTGGTGAAGACCACGGTACCGTTTACAAGAAATCAGGCTTAAAAACATTGGTGACTTTGCACAAGACTATGGGTGTGGAAAGATTGAACCAGGACGAAGTCACCATCATCAGCGCTGTGTTGGACTTGAAGGAGAAATCAGTTAGCACTATTATGACACCCATGGATAGAGTATACACCATGAGTGCAGACACGCTATTGGATGAGAAAACGGTTGAAGAGATTTTCAATGCCGGATTCTCTCGTATTCCAATCCACTTACCCAATGAGCCAAACAACTTTATTGGTATGCTATTGGTGAGAGTCTTGATCAGTTACGACCCTGAGGATGCTTTACCTGTTGCATCGTTTCCCTTGGCCACTCTACCAGAAACAGGTGTTGATACCTCGTGCTTAAACATTTTGAACTACTTTCAAGAAGGCAAGTCACACATGATCATTGTTAGCGAAACACCAGGTGAAGCAACTGGAGCTTTGGGCGTATTGACATTGGAGGATGTCATTGAAGAATTGATTGGTGAAGAGATTGTTGACGAGTCCGACGTTTACGTTGACATCAACAAGAATATCAAGAGAAAACACCCTGGCCCATTGTCAAAGAGGAATTTGACCTCGTATTTGCACAACTTGTATCAAAGAGGCGGCAGTGCCGCTGCTTCTAAAAGAAATTCTCTTGAGTCGAGCGAACGTCCTGATTTGAAAGAAAGGTTATCTGGAACTGGCTCTTCAGAAGCAAAACTGATATCGTATACACCTAATCATCGAAATCACAAGAATGAAAATGGGGAACTATCAGCAAGTCAAAAAGGCAATTCGTTAACTGGTAACAATGGCACTGGTGCAAGCGCGAACAGTGCTGTCGctacagcagcagcagcagcagcagcaggtggtggtggttccaaattcaaaatcaaaaaccCAGCATTGAACCCATTGGAGACTTCGAAATCTTTTGTCCACATCAAGAGGCCTGACCAAGGTACAATCCACTCTGTTGCAAAAGCTGCTTCTCCGGCTCCTATACACCCGGAGACTACAGGTGAACATTTGAGTCCACACAAAACGGGCGAATTGTACCCAACTGAACATGGCGCAATTAATGAAGCCAAGAGACGTTCGGTAGAATTGAACTCACCAACACCTAAAATGCTAGACCTTTCTAAAGATGGTGCAAAAGGGTTAAAAGAGGAGGAAGGTAAACAAGGTGGAAAGGATGAACAGGAAGAAGTTGATGTCACTGACCACCACCGTCACGACCATCATGATGATGGACATATAGATATACCAGTTGGTAACAGAAGTTTTAATAATGGAGGAAACGGTTTTCTTGATTTGGAAAGGCAAGAATCTAGATCTTATAGAACAGGTGGAATCATTGAGTCCGTTGTCAATGTTGACGGTGTGCACAAGACGATTATTGAAAATGTTTCTGATGGTGATTTAGAGTTGGAAAATGGTGAGGACGATTTGGTGATTGATGATGCAATGCTGAATAGAGAGCAaaacaagagaaacaagaaaaagaagagctCATCAACtggaggaagaaaaagaaagtctAGACAAGGCTCGACTTCATCGAGATCAAATTCTTTTAGTATGAATAAATTTAGTGATGAggacgaagaagaacacCAGTCATTGCTTAATGGACACAGTAATGGCGATGTTGGTAGTCTACACTCATCAGTTAGTTCTTCGATAACCGGTAATGGTGCTGGAAGAAGATAA
- the gpi1 gene encoding pig-Q, protein MMWHPLSTTRLLCHTRANIMINEKNDDMVSTTQIYFPNDLRIHLCESNVMVIGYEMSNIYIVFDCLLNDKVVHDFKLDDPELKVIGYINQHLPTSYPHSTHKTLQMWFDQKTNELNINCRSTIIYFDPPNFRNLEYFSIQPILLQSMEANNSSKETTNNNTFNHSAKENKLKFYEPLNNKILMSNGMPQKFISDSDVLDKINQLFRIRLKFRNPATAGVGTRMFQFFQHCLYVILVPIVQILQQLLIMAIDIINQPIIFSTSLVKISRVFRQADLRLQQLNYFPIQFLCYYNKRILYDKSDSLVITKLKIPVLNNDLNINNSNYINFYNSIWLILNDILLGHSIYNLIQTHQNQIFYFFNSTILQKYLFQDLTSLITWISTKHPAGFKLNTNLGTFLGDLYIWTIHFWKSVMDSMSFPGSNSNLNLNSNLNSNYNTTLVMLAIKYICFTGGCSFLIAFLTDIVYLITFHIYASYYCAAKLYKKQIGAIKSLFQLIRGKKYNVLRNRIDNLNNYENASQSDFGTGTGTGTGSGAGYRSGDGPQLRVGTFTGFELDQLLVGTLLFMILIFLLPTVFAFYLLFSILHILTLMTHNLLENLQIVLNFTPLFVIMLKLKNSKRLQGGITFSLIRCSKGVTELRMSNKSLTYHEVFTNFFRLFKRAKNFRDSILKNMINGNVISIRYDYNLKFLYLMLPEEYRETTSVWKYVK, encoded by the exons atgatg TGGCACCCACTTTCGACGACGCGACTCCTATGCCATACACGAGCTAACATAATGATAAACGAAAAGAATGATGACATGGTTTCCACAACACAAATCTACTTTCCCAATGATTTGCGTATACATCTTTGTGAGTCAAATGTGATGGTAATTGGGTATGAAATGTCAAACATTTACATTGTGTTTGACTGTCTCTTGAACGACAAAGTGGTGCATGACTTTAAATTGGATGATCCCGAATTGAAAGTTATTGGATATATCAACCAACACTTGCCAACAAGTTATCCTCATTCAACTCACAAAACTTTGCAAATGTGGTTTgatcaaaaaacaaacgaGTTGAATATCAATTGCAGATCAACAATCATTTACTTTGACCCACCAAATTTTAGAAACTTGGAatacttttcaattcaacCAATACTTTTACAGTCAATGGAAGCAAACAACTCGAGCAAAGAGACAACAAATAACAATACTTTCAATCATagtgcaaaagaaaacaaattgaagttTTATGAACCATTGAACAATAAAATACTAATGCTGAACGGCATGCCTCAAAAGTTTATTTCTGATAGCGATGTGCTCGACAAGATAAATCAATTGTTTCGCATACGCTTGAAGTTTAGAAACCCTGCAACAGCAGGCGTCGGCACAAGGatgtttcaattttttcaacattgtCTCTATGTGATTCTCGTTCCAATTGTACAAATACTACAACAGCTATTGATCATGGCCATCGACATCATCAACCAACCCATAATTTTCAGCACTTCACTTGTCAAAATCTCTAGAGTATTCCGTCAAGCTGATTTACGACTACAACAACTCAATTATTTTCCTATACAATTCTTGTGCTACTACAACAAACGCATCCTATATGACAAATCTGACTCTCTCGTTATCACCAAACTAAAGATTCCAGTACTCAACAACGATctcaatatcaacaactCCAACTATATCAACTTTTACAACTCGATATGGCTCATCTTGAACGATATTTTGCTAGGACACAGTATCTATAATCTTATTCAAACacaccaaaaccaaatattttatttcttcaattcCACAATATTACAGAAATATTTGTTTCAAGACTTGACATCATTGATTACATGGATTTCAACAAAACATCCAGCCGGGTTCAAATTAAATACCAATTTGGGAACATTTCTTGGTGATTTATACATTTGGACAATACATTTTTGGAAGCTGGTGATGGACCTGATGAGTTTCCCCGGTTCCAACTCCAACTTGAACTTGAACTCCAACTTGAACTCAAATTACAACACTACACTTGTGATGCTAGCAATCAAATATATTTGCTTCACAGGGGGATGCTCTTTTCTAATTGCCTTTCTCACTGACATTGTTTACTTGATCACATTCCATATATACGCATCGTATTATTGTGCTGCTAAGCTCTACAAGAAGCAAATAGGAGCTATCAAGTCCTTGTTCCAACTCATTAGAGGCAAGAAATACAATGTTTTGAGAAACAGAATCGATAATTTGAATAATTACGAAAATGCGCTGCAATCAGATTTCggaactggaactggaactggaactggaTCGGGGGCTGGGTACAGATCAGGAGACGGACCCCAGCTCAGAGTTGGAACTTTTACTGGGTTCGAATTGGATCAGTTACTTGTGGGTACATTGCTATTCATGATCCTAATCTTTCTCCTACCCACAGTTTTTGCATTTTACTTATTGTTTTCGATCCTACATATACTCACATTGATGACGCACAACTTGTTGGAAAATTTACAGATAGTGTTGAACTTTACTCCATTATTTGTCATAATGCTTAAATTGAAGAACTCCAAAAGACTCCAAGGCGGCATCACATTTAGTCTAATCCGTTGTAGTAAAGGTGTAACTGAGCTACGCATGTCTAACAAGTCACTAACGTATCATGAAGTTTTTACAAACTTTTTTAGGTTATTCAAACGAGCAAAGAATTTCAGAGATTCAATCTTGAAGAATATGATTAATGGAAACGTAATTCTGATCCGCTACGACTACAATTTAAAGTTTTTGTACTTGATGTTGCCTGAAGAATATAGAGAAACCACTAGCGTTTGGAAATATGTCAAGTGA
- the RPS0 gene encoding structural constituent of ribosome, translated as MSLPASFDLTPEDAKLLLAANVHLGSKNVQVHNKPYVYKTRPDGVNIINIGKTWEKIVLAARIIAAVPNSSDVAVCSSRTFGQRAVLKFAAHTGATAIAGRFTPGNFTNYITRSFKEPRLVIVTDPRTDAQAIKESSYVNIPVIALTDMDSPSEYVDVAIPCNNKGKHSIGLIWWLLAREVLRLRGIIADRTTEWSVMPDLYFYRDPEEIEQNATEDVQGEEVEEVQAAEAETEWTGETEEVDWAESGATPAAEDAAASNW; from the exons aTGTCCTTACCAGCCTCATTTGACTTAACTCCAGAAGATGCTAAATTGTTGTTAGCTGCCAACGTCCACTTGGGATCAAAGAACGTTCAA gTTCACAACAAGCCATACGTTTACAAGACCAGACCAGATGGTGTTAACATTATCAACATTGGTAAGACCTGGGAAAAGATTGTCTTGGCTGCAAGAATCATTGCAGCTGTGCCAAACTCATCAGACGTTGCCGTGTGTTCATCAAGAACCTTTGGTCAAAGAGCTGTCTTGAAGTTTGCTGCTCACACTGGTGCTACTGCCATTGCTGGTAGATTCACCCCAGGTAACTTTACAAATTACATCACCCGTTCATTCAAGGAACCAAGATTGGTTATTGTTACCGACCCAAGAACCGATGCTCAAGCCATTAAGGAATCATCATACGTCAACATTCCAGTTATCGCTTTGACCGACATGGACTCACCATCTGAATACGTTGATGTTGCTATCCCATGTAACAACAAGGGTAAGCACTCTATTGGTTTGATCTGGTGGTTGTTGGCCAGAGAAGTTCTCAGATTGAGAGGAATCATTGCTGACAGAACCACTGAATGGTCAGTTATGCCAGATTTGTACTTCTACAGAGACCCAGAAGAGATTGAACAAAATGCTACTGAAGATGTTCAAGGtgaagaagttgaagaagtCCAAGCCGCCGAAGCCGAGACTGAATGGACTGGTGAGACTGAAGAAGTTGACTGGGCTGAATCAGGAGCTACCCCAGCTGCTGAAGATGCTGCTGCTTCAAACTGGTAA
- the SMI1_2 gene encoding Cell wall assembly regulator has protein sequence MTLGQKLRELIYLLSTDDKYSEYDSRKSFNRVNKPDTENLLGGASGRGVNTNYATGSHGSENSSSSGGSFEMASNLASGQENNNPDAGVHEMKLAWRHIKHWLHKNAPDINSSLSSKCTSDDLRDFQKDLNITLPNCVVAFFKLTDGQSNFGSSLNIETNGLIFGLKLMSLDEIMVQTENWRKVSDYINNEARLENYKSNNLSKLPTSHANNGQYQKKIGLGVGVNTSSTTNLININNNNNNSSNNNNNNNNSNNNINNNNSNNNNINTSEMSSRRTSFDLSQVESRSSTSTTSHDASNIETATKKHKTKKMPRQRAIPPGTIHETFAHPMWIPMVTDEVGNYIGIDLCPASQGVMGQVILFGRDFDFKFQIAETWGDFLLIFANDLEMGNWDIKINKKNNYGDLFIGSEGDLVFVDKESSLEIPYLEILKRRAVKKWMSSLDLEKNIKIQNEGASKESDKGANNELVRELKEHEQSILTLSNKNYQSIDTFINKNLDIIDNMKKSEVEQPIEIFTSKSSKQNKDNNIRPASLGKEKVSGKSPLSQEVTLEVNEADPVRVKGNNTSATASEQILENIDIKD, from the coding sequence ATGACATTAGGACAAAAGTTACGTGAGTTGATATATCTACTCAGTACAGACGACAAGTACTCGGAATATGACTCGAGAAAGTCTTTTAATCGTGTGAATAAGCCAGATACCGAGAACTTATTGGGTGGAGCAAGTGGGAGAGGAGTCAACACCAATTATGCAACAGGCAGCCACGGCTCGGAAAACAGTAGCAGCAGTGGAGGGTCATTCGAAATGGCAAGCAACCTTGCATCGGGCCAAGAGAACAATAATCCAGATGCTGGTGTGCACGAAATGAAACTAGCATGGAGACACATTAAGCACTGGCTACACAAGAATGCACCGGACATTAATAGTTCACTTCTGAGCAAATGCACATCAGACGATTTGAGAGATTTCCAGAAAGATTTGAACATCACACTTCCAAACTGTGTGGTTGCATTCTTCAAGCTTACTGATGGACAACTGAACTTTGGTAGCAGTTTGAACATTGAAACCAATGGACTTATTTTTGGGTTAAAATTAATGTCATTAGACGAGATCATGGTGCAGACGGAGAATTGGCGTAAAGTTTCAGATTATATAAATAACGAAGCCAGGCTCGAAAACTACAAGCTGAATAACTTGAGTAAATTGCCAACGTCGCATGCTAACAACGGTCAATatcagaaaaaaattggattGGGCGTCGGTGTCAATACCAGTAGCACTACGAAcctcatcaacatcaacaacaacaacaacaacagcagcaacaataataataataataataacagcaataacaatattaataataacaacagcaataacaataatatcAACACAAGCGAGATGTCATCACGCCGCACATCATTTGATTTATCGCAAGTGGAATCCCGATCGAGCACATCCACCACTTCACACGATGCACTGAATATAGAAACCGCTACGAAAAAACacaagacaaaaaagatgCCTAGACAAAGAGCAATACCACCAGGGACTATACATGAAACTTTTGCCCACCCTATGTGGATCCCAATGGTGACTGATGAAGTTGGTAATTATATTGGTATTGATCTTTGCCCAGCTTCACAAGGTGTTATGGGTCAAgttattctttttggaAGAGATTTTGATTTCAAGTTTCAAATCGCCGAGACATGGGGTGATTTCTTGTTAATCTTTGCCAACGATTTGGAAATGGGAAACTGGGACATCAAgatcaacaaaaagaataactACGGCGACTTGTTTATAGGAAGTGAAGGTGATTTGGTATTTGTTGACAAAGAATCGTCATTGGAAATACCGTATTTGgagattttgaaaagaagagcagTTAAGAAATGGATGTCTAGCttggatttggaaaagaacaTCAAAATCCAGAATGAAGGTGCAAGCAAGGAGCTGGACAAAGGCGCGAATAATGAGCTTGTGAGGGAACTTAAAGAACACGAGCAATCAATTCTTACGTTAAGCAATAAAAACTATCAGTCCATCGACACATTTATCAATAAAAACTTGGATATCATTGATAACATGAAGAAACTGGAGGTTGAGCAACCGATTGAGATATTTACTTCAAAACTGctgaaacaaaacaaggaCAACAATATTAGACCTGCTAGTTTAGGCAAGGAAAAAGTTTCCGGAAAGAGCCCTTTATCGCAGGAAGTTACTTTAGAAGTAAACGAGGCTGATCCCGTTCGTGTGAAAGGCAACAACACTAGCGCAACAGCCTCTGAACAAATATTAGAGAATATAGACATAAAGGATTAG
- the ALG10 gene encoding glucosyltransferase (CAZy:GT59; BUSCO:EOG0926300R), translating into MQRRLAKVKVLCTLAFYLFVGYIFLLTTKHLQDPFIDEIFHLRQCQVYCAYNFSIWDNKITTPPGLYILGLIYTKLLEFITMTHGLCQNDNVLRSLNLSGGLLALPFIAKKIKQSNVNRFWTVNIIAQPLLFTYYSLFYTDVWSTVLVLGSLAFVTTRSKQHPIWSAQLGFASLWLRQTNIVWLAFIATVYIDRQIVRDSGVCNRIIQFVKTTFKSHLQLLGYIVNFALFALFIKYNGGITFGDKDNHKVQLHLVQIFYCFTFVNFFTWPIWLSKKTLSLYIKFLVGNYGINLVFNMLASWAIFYIINNFTIVHPFLLADNRHYTFYIFRRLLNTKYSTYLAVPVYHFVTYNCVATIYRAGHQFGLSPISILGFITATILTITPSPLFEPRYYIVPLLIFRLFIAPSTGYANLLEFIWLNIINAITSLVFFNYTFTWWSEPGKIQRIIW; encoded by the coding sequence ATGCAGCGACGGCTCGCAAAGGTCAAGGTATTATGTACACTAGCTTTCTATTTATTCGTAGGGTACATTTTCCTCCTTACAACCAAGCACCTCCAAGACCCATTCATTGATGAAATATTCCATCTTCGACAATGCCAAGTATATTGTGCATATAATTTCAGCATTTGGGACAACAAAATCACCACGCCCCCAGGACTATACATCTTGGGTCTAATCTACACAAAGCTTTTGGAATTTATCACCATGACGCATGGCTTGTGCCAAAATGACAATGTTTTGCGTTCCTTAAACTTATCTGGTGGCTTACTTGCATTGCCCTTTAtagcaaagaaaattaagCAGTCGAATGTGAATCGATTTTGGACGGTTAATATAATTGCACAGCCATTATTGTTCACTTATTACTCTTTGTTCTATACTGATGTTTGGTCGACTGTTTTAGTTTTGGGATCATTGGCTTTTGTCACAACTCGTTCAAAACAGCATCCAATATGGAGTGCTCAGTTGGGGTTTGCGAGCCTTTGGTTAAGGCAAACAAATATTGTTTGGCTTGCGTTTATTGCCACAGTCTATATTGATCGACAAATTGTCCGTGATAGTGGAGTATGCAATCGAATCATACAATTTGTCAAGACGACTTTTAAAAGTCACTTGCAGTTGCTTGGCTATATTGTCAACTTTGCATTGTTtgctttatttattaaatACAATGGAGGCATTACATTTGGAGATAAGGATAACCACAAAGTACAGCTTCATCTTGTACAGATATTTTATTGCTTCACATTTGTAAACTTTTTTACATGGCCCATTTGGTTGAGTAAGAAAACTTTGAGTTTGTATATTAAGTTTCTTGTTGGTAATTATGGTATTAATCTCGTTTTTAATATGTTAGCATCGTGGGCGATTTTCtacatcatcaataattttACTATTGTGCACCCCTTCTTGCTCGCTGATAATAGGCATTATACATTTTACATCTTTAGGAGATTGTTGAACACCAAGTACAGTACCTACTTGGCAGTACCAGTGTACCATTTTGTTACTTACAATTGCGTTGCAACGATATACAGAGCAGGACATCAATTTGGTTTATCGCCAATACTGATTTTGGGTTTTATCACAGCTACGATCTTGACCATTACACCTTCGCCATTATTCGAGCCAAGATATTACATTGTCCCGTTGCTCATCTTTAGATTGTTCATTGCTCCTAGCACTGGATATGCCAATTTATTGGAATTCATTTGGTTGAACATCATCAATGCAATTACGAGTCTTGTGTTTTTCAATTACACATTTACGTGGTGGAGTGAGCCTGGAAAGATACAGAGAATTATTTGGTAA